Proteins from a single region of Drosophila biarmipes strain raj3 chromosome 3R, RU_DBia_V1.1, whole genome shotgun sequence:
- the LOC108031147 gene encoding uncharacterized PE-PGRS family protein PE_PGRS20 encodes MRTVMFFLLGLLAINYWEQAAGHVVALPPAGTYLLSPPGQVLLLVQPPPPEDDGSYKPPSSAEDGLWKPQPGLEGEYSEPEISQSGSGSVSAEGAEGASLSSDASGSVEAQAAPPAAAQAGGAGEAGQAGQAGGVLGGAGGAGGAGGGGSAGGGGGGGGGGGGGTATSGQSGDSGQPGAPSPAGPQPDGEDGADGADGPDGPDGSKGGKGGKGGKGARNGAGGGGGAGGAAPQPPPAAVPVQAVLVPAPVWPDQELNVIRIL; translated from the exons ATGCGTACTGTCATG TTTTTCCTTTTAGGCCTTTTGGCTATAAATTACTGGGAGCAGGCAGCCGGTCATGTGGTGGCCCTTCCCCCAGCTGGAACCTATCTGCTGTCCCCCCCTGGACAGGTTCTTCTCCTCGTACAGCCACCTCCGCCGGAGGACGATGGCTCCTACAAGCCGCCTTCGAGCGCCGAAGATGGCCTGTGGAAGCCACAGCCCGGTCTAGAGGGAGAGTACTCCGAGCCGGAAATAAGCCAGAGTGGAAGTGGAAGCGTCAGTGCCGAGGGCGCAGAAGGGGCGTCCCTGAGTTCGGATGCCTCTGGGTCTGTTGAAGCTCAAGCTGcgccgccagcagcagcacaggCTGGAGGAGCTGGCGAGGCAGGCCAGGCGGGACAGGCAGGAGGAGTTCTcggcggagcaggaggagcaggcggaGCTGGCGGTGGTGGCAGTGCCGGCGGCGGAGGTGGtggcggaggcggtggcggcgggGGAACAGCCACATCCGGCCAGAGCGGCGACAGTGGCCAGCCGGGAGCACCGAGTCCGGCGGGACCCCAGCCAGATGGTGAGGATGGCGCCGATGGAGCAGATGGGCCCGATGGACCGGATGGCTCGAAGGGCGGAAAGGGCGGCAAAGGGGGCAAGGGAGCACGCAATGGAGCCGGAGGCGGTGGGGGTGCAGGAGGAGCTGCTCCCCAGCCCCCGCCAGCAGCGGTTCCCGTCCAGGCCGTGCTAGTGCCCGCTCCCGTTTGGCCTGATCAGGAGTTGAATGTGAT TCGTATCCTGTAA